The Methanohalophilus portucalensis genome window below encodes:
- a CDS encoding nuclear transport factor 2 family protein — MSEMLETARKFYEACETGKGWEKCKQYCHPEATFSAQAAALDGITTVEGYTNWMRDLLTPIPDGHYELLFFAEDEERNSVAACAVFHGTQTGPGGPVPPTGKNAAADYAYLMQFEGDLIKHMTKIWNDTITLQQIGWA, encoded by the coding sequence ATGAGTGAAATGTTAGAAACTGCAAGAAAGTTTTACGAAGCATGTGAAACGGGGAAGGGATGGGAAAAATGCAAACAGTATTGTCATCCTGAGGCAACATTTTCTGCCCAGGCAGCAGCACTGGACGGAATAACCACTGTGGAAGGATACACCAACTGGATGAGAGACTTACTGACTCCAATACCGGATGGTCACTATGAACTGCTTTTCTTTGCAGAGGATGAGGAAAGGAACAGCGTTGCAGCATGTGCAGTATTTCATGGTACACAGACAGGCCCCGGAGGTCCTGTGCCACCAACCGGCAAGAATGCTGCAGCTGACTACGCCTATCTGATGCAATTCGAAGGAGATTTAATCAAACACATGACAAAGATCTGGAACGATACAATCACTCTTCAGCAAATAGGATGGGCCTGA
- a CDS encoding ferric reductase-like transmembrane domain-containing protein codes for MEKRWHLIFLVTFIAAIIAFVLLQAIDTPLEMIDRAAGLFAYYFIFLAILSSEYMKQMKKVFGQGFIRVHHHLARIGISLMLLHPIAFAFEKQSISVFIPVFYPFMEFLELAGRPALYLVIIAVAVGVYRKHFIRKWKKIHYLNYPTFLLIFIHSWLIGTDLNSGIMQLLWVCMALVIAAIFVHKHIIPLRKSM; via the coding sequence ATGGAAAAACGCTGGCATTTAATATTCCTAGTAACCTTCATTGCGGCAATAATTGCATTCGTTCTGTTACAGGCAATTGATACACCTCTCGAAATGATTGACAGAGCAGCAGGGCTTTTTGCCTATTATTTCATCTTTCTAGCAATCCTGTCCTCTGAATACATGAAACAAATGAAAAAGGTTTTTGGACAGGGATTTATCAGAGTACATCATCATCTTGCACGTATTGGGATTTCACTTATGCTGCTTCATCCCATTGCCTTTGCATTTGAAAAACAAAGCATATCAGTCTTTATTCCTGTTTTCTATCCGTTCATGGAATTTCTGGAACTTGCAGGCCGGCCGGCTTTGTATCTAGTTATAATAGCAGTGGCAGTAGGGGTTTACAGGAAACATTTTATCCGTAAATGGAAAAAAATCCACTATCTGAACTATCCGACCTTTTTGCTGATCTTTATTCATTCATGGTTAATTGGAACAGACCTGAATTCCGGTATTATGCAGTTACTCTGGGTTTGCATGGCTCTGGTAATCGCAGCAATATTTGTACACAAGCACATCATACCTCTTCGAAAGAGCATGTGA
- a CDS encoding mechanosensitive ion channel family protein → MVETSLTDSLYTAIGDAFSYIPEIIAVIIFALIGWIIGRTLGKIGAKLIEKSGLDTTVDNTFIGNILQRAEITTKDFFGAVIKWFVYIIFAAIIIDYLEIGVVADFITLLLAYVPLVIAAGIVLVIGLIIVDFVARTTATILSATGVDEKLEKGPAGGPIKASNMKPSAIIAGVIKLFGYLFFIAAAANILQLELITDFLVAVTAYIPRLLLGVVILALGLLSVDFLMDYVRSTIQEMDVEGAEIFTPLLRGFLFLVVILIALDTMLVDTGILYTFLEPLGWGIAVVVAFKWGIKDALVEYAKQKK, encoded by the coding sequence ATGGTGGAAACGAGTTTAACGGATAGTTTATACACGGCTATAGGGGATGCCTTTTCTTACATTCCTGAAATAATTGCCGTAATTATCTTTGCACTAATTGGCTGGATAATAGGCAGAACACTTGGAAAAATTGGTGCGAAGTTGATTGAGAAAAGCGGTTTGGATACGACGGTCGATAACACATTTATAGGCAATATCCTGCAAAGGGCTGAAATTACAACAAAAGATTTTTTCGGCGCTGTAATTAAATGGTTCGTATACATTATATTTGCCGCAATAATTATTGATTATTTGGAGATAGGTGTAGTAGCAGATTTCATAACCTTGTTACTTGCTTATGTACCACTGGTCATAGCAGCAGGCATAGTACTTGTAATCGGCCTCATAATCGTTGATTTTGTTGCTCGCACAACCGCAACAATACTTTCAGCAACAGGCGTAGACGAAAAACTGGAAAAGGGACCCGCAGGCGGACCTATAAAAGCATCAAATATGAAACCCTCGGCAATAATCGCCGGAGTTATAAAATTGTTTGGTTACCTGTTTTTCATTGCAGCCGCAGCCAACATACTGCAGCTGGAATTGATCACTGACTTCCTGGTTGCTGTGACAGCATATATTCCAAGATTGCTACTGGGCGTTGTAATTCTCGCTCTCGGATTGCTATCTGTGGATTTCCTTATGGATTACGTAAGGTCCACTATTCAGGAGATGGATGTAGAAGGAGCTGAAATTTTTACTCCATTGCTCAGAGGATTTTTGTTCCTGGTAGTAATCCTCATTGCACTTGATACCATGCTTGTGGACACAGGTATTCTATATACATTCCTGGAACCACTGGGATGGGGTATTGCTGTAGTAGTAGCCTTTAAGTGGGGTATAAAGGACGCTCTTGTGGAATACGCAAAGCAAAAGAAATAA
- a CDS encoding redoxin domain-containing protein, translating into MNTRIPMMGEIAPSFRARTTHGEVNFPKDYEGKWVIFFSHPGDFTPVCTTEFMVFAKMQEEFRQLDTELLGLSVDSILSHITWLRSIKEKVEFNGMSGIDVEFPIVEDNGFSIVKKYGLLQPFENKRYLRYIQDLHANKATHDNEIMNAQPVRGIFIIDPESRIRYMAFYPLSNGRNLDEIKRILQAIQKTDSEKIDTPVNWNPGDDVIVPPPLSYEDAGKRMEDEELKCSEWYICLKEDKS; encoded by the coding sequence ATGAATACCAGAATTCCAATGATGGGGGAAATTGCTCCTTCTTTCAGGGCCCGTACCACACATGGGGAAGTGAATTTTCCAAAAGATTATGAAGGTAAATGGGTAATTTTTTTCAGTCATCCTGGGGACTTTACACCTGTATGTACCACCGAGTTCATGGTGTTTGCAAAGATGCAGGAAGAATTCAGGCAGCTTGATACTGAACTTCTTGGTCTGTCAGTTGACAGTATCCTATCACACATTACCTGGTTGCGGTCTATAAAGGAAAAGGTGGAATTTAACGGAATGTCGGGTATAGATGTGGAATTTCCTATAGTAGAAGACAATGGTTTTTCAATAGTTAAGAAATATGGTTTGCTCCAGCCTTTTGAGAACAAAAGATATTTGCGCTATATCCAGGACCTTCATGCAAATAAGGCAACTCATGATAATGAAATCATGAATGCTCAACCGGTGAGGGGAATATTTATAATAGACCCGGAGTCACGCATTCGTTATATGGCCTTTTATCCACTTTCCAATGGCAGAAACCTTGATGAAATAAAACGTATTCTGCAGGCGATCCAGAAAACAGATTCAGAAAAAATAGACACTCCTGTAAACTGGAATCCCGGTGATGATGTCATAGTACCTCCTCCTCTTTCCTATGAGGATGCAGGGAAGCGTATGGAAGATGAGGAATTGAAATGTTCCGAATGGTACATTTGCCTTAAGGAGGATAAAAGCTGA
- the arsM gene encoding arsenite methyltransferase, with product MKDKLENCGIEKFDSCCSDNTADPDSTKKIVKDTYGKIALDVVQGCGCCGDLTKEEISTSIGYSSEDIQSLSAANLGLGCGNPTAIGEIKEGDIVLDLGSGGGFDTFIAARKVGKTGKVIGVDMTEDMIAKARKNAEKYEFDNVEFRQGDIESLPVETGSIDVIISNCVINLAPDKSRVFREAYRVLKNDGRMYVSDIVLLNDLTPEQKNDEDLICACIGGALLKDDYLGMIKDAGFKVRIMDQDTGIGENQYSGYPVMSLKIKAFKPDAGLD from the coding sequence ATGAAAGACAAACTTGAAAATTGCGGAATTGAAAAATTTGATTCATGTTGCTCTGACAATACAGCAGATCCAGATTCCACGAAAAAAATTGTAAAGGATACATACGGAAAAATTGCATTGGATGTTGTACAGGGATGTGGATGTTGCGGGGATCTCACAAAGGAAGAGATATCAACATCCATTGGCTATTCATCTGAAGATATACAATCATTATCTGCAGCCAATCTGGGACTTGGATGTGGAAATCCCACGGCAATCGGTGAGATAAAAGAAGGTGATATCGTTCTTGATCTTGGTTCAGGAGGAGGATTTGATACTTTTATCGCTGCAAGGAAAGTGGGCAAGACCGGGAAAGTCATTGGCGTGGATATGACAGAAGATATGATTGCAAAAGCAAGAAAGAATGCTGAAAAGTATGAATTCGATAATGTCGAGTTCAGGCAGGGCGACATCGAGTCTTTACCTGTTGAAACGGGGTCTATTGATGTCATTATAAGCAACTGTGTGATCAATCTTGCACCTGACAAATCCAGGGTGTTCAGGGAAGCATACCGTGTTCTCAAAAATGATGGGAGGATGTATGTTTCAGATATTGTTCTCCTGAATGACCTGACCCCCGAGCAGAAGAATGATGAAGATCTTATATGTGCCTGTATAGGGGGTGCATTGCTCAAAGATGATTATCTGGGAATGATAAAAGATGCTGGATTCAAAGTCCGGATAATGGATCAAGACACAGGGATCGGTGAGAATCAGTACTCAGGCTACCCTGTTATGAGTCTTAAAATAAAGGCTTTCAAACCAGATGCAGGCCTGGATTGA
- a CDS encoding MM0924 family protein has translation MKQEFIEKYYMDKEVTIDIGGKDLYKGIAAECADGILSLKWTKGGDEYTHIDIAEIKAIWKTKND, from the coding sequence ATGAAACAGGAATTTATAGAAAAGTACTATATGGACAAAGAAGTTACGATTGATATCGGGGGAAAAGATCTGTATAAAGGAATCGCTGCTGAATGTGCCGATGGTATACTTAGCCTTAAGTGGACAAAAGGCGGCGATGAATACACGCACATAGATATCGCTGAAATCAAAGCAATCTGGAAAACAAAGAATGATTAA
- a CDS encoding flavodoxin family protein, giving the protein MKITVFNGSPRERKSNTHRIVDPLLEGARQAGAQTEEIFLAEYNINHCCGCFSCWTKTPGKCVINDDMSELIDLFFESDYVGMATPVYGLFMTSILKKFNERLLPTATPHIHKNEDGSCYHEERMHYPRFFMIANSGFPGEHNFDLFKAYMALQNPVLEVYRNSGGILEDCPDESVKKRINEFYDALREAGKEMVIKGKVSEEIIKSIHAELISDDEFMAGANQYWDEEIAKGES; this is encoded by the coding sequence ATGAAAATAACTGTTTTCAATGGTAGTCCCAGAGAAAGAAAAAGCAACACCCATCGAATCGTTGATCCTCTACTGGAGGGGGCCAGACAAGCGGGTGCTCAGACAGAAGAGATATTCCTTGCAGAGTACAATATCAATCATTGTTGTGGTTGTTTTAGTTGCTGGACTAAAACTCCCGGAAAATGCGTGATCAATGACGACATGTCCGAGCTCATAGATCTTTTTTTTGAATCGGATTATGTAGGAATGGCAACTCCTGTTTATGGATTGTTTATGACCTCAATACTAAAGAAATTCAACGAAAGACTGCTGCCTACTGCAACTCCACATATTCACAAAAATGAAGATGGAAGCTGTTATCATGAGGAAAGAATGCACTATCCCCGTTTTTTTATGATTGCCAATTCAGGATTTCCCGGAGAACATAATTTTGACTTATTCAAGGCATATATGGCTCTCCAGAATCCCGTACTGGAAGTCTACCGAAATAGTGGAGGAATATTAGAAGACTGTCCTGACGAGAGTGTCAAAAAAAGAATCAATGAATTTTATGATGCGCTGCGAGAGGCGGGCAAAGAAATGGTCATCAAGGGGAAGGTTTCAGAAGAGATCATTAAAAGTATTCATGCCGAACTAATCAGTGATGACGAGTTTATGGCAGGTGCTAATCAGTACTGGGATGAAGAAATAGCAAAAGGAGAATCATAA
- a CDS encoding nucleotidyltransferase family protein: MIKKDIILGRLDELLPELKKNYKVKEIGLFGSVVRNEYKTGSDIDFLVEFEKGADLFDLAALGIFLEDEFGTKVDIISKRAVRDELKSRIFSEVVYAHA; this comes from the coding sequence ATGATCAAAAAGGATATTATTCTGGGAAGACTGGATGAGTTGCTTCCGGAATTGAAAAAGAACTATAAAGTAAAGGAAATAGGCCTTTTTGGGTCGGTGGTTAGGAATGAATACAAAACCGGCAGCGATATTGATTTCCTTGTTGAGTTTGAGAAAGGTGCGGATCTTTTTGATCTCGCAGCTCTTGGAATTTTTCTTGAAGACGAGTTCGGGACAAAGGTAGATATCATCTCGAAACGTGCCGTAAGGGATGAATTGAAGAGCAGGATTTTTTCAGAAGTGGTTTATGCGCATGCATGA
- a CDS encoding restriction endonuclease subunit S produces MKTETFFEILPHLSESPNGVQKLREMILQMAIQGKIVPQNPDEEPAEILLTKIEVEKEKRSKKPLEIIAEEEIPFKIPKSWKFLKLKDVCEIIRGITYKKSESSEQTLPGYLPLLRANNINGTINFDKLVYIPKEKIKPPQFVKAWDIVIAMSSGSINLVGKAAQAKKDLDCTFGAFCGVVRPSPIIYRKYINYYFHSPNYRNTVQNFGKGIGINNLSKKKLESLIIPIPPLAEQHRIVAKVDQLMNLCDELERKQQKRSEVHIRMNNGSLSKLQQPDNEADFNRIWAHIRDNFDLLYTKQETVKKLREAVLQLAVQGRLVEQDPNDEPAAVLLDRIAEEKKRLQKEGKLKRQKELPPIEEDEVPYEMPSGWEWVRLGTLVSLLGDGLHGTPEYTDDGNYYFINGNNLYDGEIIIKNNNKKVSYDEYIKYKKPLNDRTVFVSINGTLGNVAFYNGERVILGKSACYFNLLKDINKEYIKKVINTRYFLDYCYEKATGSTIKNVSLKNMRLFLVPLPPLNEQQRIVEKVDILMELCDRLEANIKHSEEVAWSFAEVVGKAGE; encoded by the coding sequence ATGAAAACTGAAACTTTTTTTGAGATTTTGCCTCATCTCTCAGAATCTCCTAATGGAGTTCAAAAGTTACGTGAAATGATACTGCAAATGGCAATACAGGGTAAAATTGTACCTCAGAACCCCGATGAAGAACCTGCTGAAATATTATTGACGAAGATTGAGGTTGAAAAGGAGAAAAGAAGTAAAAAGCCTTTAGAAATTATTGCCGAAGAAGAAATACCATTTAAAATTCCAAAAAGTTGGAAATTCTTAAAGCTTAAAGATGTTTGTGAAATAATAAGGGGTATAACATATAAAAAAAGTGAATCTTCTGAACAGACTTTACCAGGATATCTTCCTCTGTTAAGAGCAAATAACATAAATGGAACGATAAATTTTGATAAACTAGTCTATATCCCAAAAGAAAAAATCAAACCACCTCAATTTGTAAAAGCTTGGGATATAGTTATAGCAATGTCAAGTGGAAGCATAAACCTTGTAGGAAAGGCAGCACAAGCTAAGAAAGATTTAGATTGTACTTTTGGTGCATTTTGTGGAGTTGTTCGTCCCTCTCCAATCATTTATAGAAAGTACATAAACTATTATTTCCACAGTCCTAATTATCGTAATACAGTACAGAATTTCGGGAAAGGAATTGGCATAAATAATCTTAGTAAAAAAAAACTTGAGTCTTTAATTATTCCAATTCCACCCCTCGCCGAACAACACCGAATCGTTGCCAAAGTTGACCAGCTCATGAACCTGTGCGATGAACTGGAGAGGAAGCAACAGAAGCGCAGTGAAGTTCATATCCGCATGAATAACGGGTCTCTGTCCAAACTGCAACAACCAGACAATGAGGCTGATTTCAACCGTATCTGGGCCCACATCAGGGATAACTTCGACCTTCTATACACAAAACAGGAAACTGTAAAGAAACTTCGGGAGGCAGTACTGCAACTAGCGGTTCAGGGCAGGCTTGTGGAGCAGGACCCGAATGATGAGCCGGCTGCTGTATTGCTGGATAGGATTGCCGAGGAGAAAAAGAGACTCCAAAAGGAAGGTAAACTCAAAAGGCAGAAGGAGTTGCCACCAATTGAAGAGGATGAAGTGCCTTATGAAATGCCCAGTGGTTGGGAGTGGGTGCGTTTGGGGACTTTGGTTTCTTTATTAGGTGACGGGCTACACGGAACTCCCGAGTATACAGATGACGGAAATTATTATTTTATAAACGGAAATAATTTATATGATGGCGAAATTATAATTAAAAATAATAATAAAAAAGTTTCATATGATGAGTACATCAAATATAAAAAACCATTAAATGACAGAACGGTTTTTGTTTCAATAAATGGTACATTAGGAAATGTTGCCTTTTATAATGGGGAAAGAGTGATATTAGGAAAAAGTGCCTGTTATTTTAATTTATTAAAGGACATAAATAAAGAATATATAAAAAAAGTCATAAACACACGGTATTTTCTTGACTATTGTTATGAAAAAGCTACTGGTAGCACTATAAAAAATGTATCTCTAAAAAATATGAGGTTATTTTTAGTACCTCTCCCACCACTAAATGAACAACAACGCATCGTAGAGAAAGTCGACATACTAATGGAATTATGCGATAGGTTGGAAGCAAATATCAAGCACTCTGAAGAAGTGGCCTGGAGTTTTGCAGAGGTTGTTGGGAAGGCCGGAGAATAA
- a CDS encoding type I restriction-modification system subunit M: MSIGTVIKGVQDIMRKDAGVDGDAQRISQLGWMLFLKILDDREKETELIRDDYVSPMPEKLRWRNWASNDEGITGDELLDFVNDEVFRKLKELQPRTEDDDLSIVIRSVFEDSYNYMKSGTLMRQVINKINEIDFNRSKDRHTFNDIYEKILKDLQSAGNAGEYYTPRAVTQFMVQMTNPQLGDRVMDPACGTGGFLTNVIEHVRNNYVNSIEDEQLLHNCLFGVEKKPMPHLLCTTNMLLHGIGVPSNIRRDNSLARPLRDYTPKDKVDVVVTNPPFGGQEEDGVEQNFPTKFQTRETADLFLVLIMKILNAGGKCAIVLPDGTLFGEGVKTRIKEKLVDECNLHTIVRLPNGVFNPYTGIRTNLLFFTKGKPTEEVWYYEHPYPEGYKSYSKTKPIRIEEFKPEKEWWENREENEHAWKVPVEDIRKNNYNLDIKNPHTVEENHGDPEELLEKYNSLTSEIEETRNMLKLELKAAFEEN, from the coding sequence ATGTCAATTGGCACAGTTATTAAGGGCGTACAGGATATTATGCGTAAAGACGCTGGTGTGGATGGAGATGCACAGCGGATAAGCCAGCTCGGATGGATGCTTTTTTTAAAGATACTCGATGACCGGGAAAAAGAGACCGAGTTGATACGGGATGATTATGTATCCCCTATGCCCGAAAAACTTCGCTGGAGAAACTGGGCCAGTAATGATGAGGGAATCACTGGCGATGAACTTCTGGATTTTGTGAATGATGAGGTTTTCAGGAAACTTAAAGAACTGCAACCCAGGACAGAAGATGATGACCTGAGTATTGTCATAAGGTCTGTTTTTGAGGATTCCTATAATTACATGAAGTCCGGAACCCTGATGCGTCAGGTTATCAATAAGATTAATGAGATTGATTTTAACCGGTCCAAAGACCGGCATACCTTCAATGATATCTATGAGAAGATTCTGAAGGATTTGCAGAGCGCTGGCAATGCGGGAGAATACTATACACCCAGAGCCGTTACACAGTTCATGGTGCAGATGACCAATCCACAACTTGGAGATAGAGTTATGGACCCTGCATGTGGTACAGGTGGTTTCCTGACAAATGTCATCGAGCATGTAAGAAATAATTATGTCAATTCCATTGAAGATGAACAACTTCTGCATAATTGTCTGTTCGGTGTGGAGAAAAAACCAATGCCACACCTTTTATGCACCACAAATATGCTATTGCATGGTATTGGTGTGCCTTCCAATATCCGCAGGGATAATTCCCTTGCACGTCCTCTGAGGGATTACACGCCAAAGGACAAGGTGGATGTGGTGGTTACCAATCCGCCATTCGGTGGTCAGGAAGAAGATGGTGTCGAGCAGAATTTCCCTACCAAGTTCCAGACACGAGAGACGGCAGACCTTTTCTTGGTTCTGATAATGAAAATCCTCAACGCTGGTGGTAAATGTGCAATAGTGCTGCCTGACGGTACTCTATTTGGAGAGGGTGTGAAGACCCGTATCAAAGAGAAATTAGTCGATGAATGCAACCTGCATACAATTGTCAGGTTGCCAAACGGTGTTTTCAACCCTTATACAGGCATCCGTACCAATCTGCTCTTTTTCACGAAAGGAAAACCTACAGAAGAAGTATGGTATTATGAGCATCCCTACCCTGAAGGCTATAAATCATATTCCAAAACCAAACCCATACGCATAGAGGAGTTTAAACCTGAAAAGGAATGGTGGGAGAATCGTGAGGAAAACGAGCATGCCTGGAAGGTCCCTGTGGAGGACATACGCAAGAATAATTACAATCTCGATATCAAGAATCCCCACACGGTTGAAGAGAACCACGGCGACCCGGAGGAATTATTGGAAAAATATAATTCCCTCACCTCGGAAATTGAGGAAACACGTAATATGTTAAAATTAGAACTTAAAGCAGCCTTTGAGGAAAACTGA
- the hsdR gene encoding EcoAI/FtnUII family type I restriction enzme subunit R, with protein sequence MDFAEKQQLSERDICRIFISPAIERAGWNRTSQIREEVYITKGRVLVSREGIRRANPKWADYILYYKPNIPIAVVEAKNNKHGVGDGMQQALEYAEMLDVPFVYSSNGDAFLEHDRSLNSGQIEREIPIDSFPTPHDIWEKYCEWKGIEEEHQKQIVNQDYYPSFAGKTPRYYQINAINRVVEAVAKGQDRLLLVMATGTGKTYTAFQIIWRLWKSKTMKRILFLADRNILVDQAKTNDFKPFESAMTKIKNREVDKSYEIYLSLYQAVTGNEEDKNIYKQFSPDFFDLVVVDECHRGIAAENSAWREILEYFSSATQIGLTATPKESREISNIDYFGEPIYTYSLKQGIEDGFLAPYRVRRIDFDRDLEGWRPERGQIDKYGYEIEDRIYNQKDFDRSLVLEERVKQVAKNVSSFLKKTDRFSKTIVFCEDVDHAERMRQALVNENADLIAENSKYVVRITGDEPYAAANLDDFIIPENKYPVIATTSRLLNTGVDVQTCKLIVLDKRIQSMTEFKQIIGRGTRINEDFNKYFFTIMDFRKATELFADPEFDGEPIQESTFEMPSGHGSKSGQSQEKQKSHKYVVGDVSVEVLAERIQYYDQGGKLVTESLKDYTRKTVAQQYGTIDEFLNEWSEAEKKQQIIEELEGEGVFFDELEKQIGKEMDAFDLICHVAFDKPPLSRRERADKVRKSDYFAKYGDDARKVLTALLDKYADEGIENIENMEVLRLRPFDNMGTPFEILDYFGGKQGYKDALKDLEAQIYEAEV encoded by the coding sequence ATGGACTTCGCTGAGAAGCAGCAATTAAGTGAGAGGGATATATGTCGCATCTTTATATCTCCAGCAATTGAAAGGGCCGGATGGAACAGGACTTCTCAAATAAGGGAAGAAGTGTACATCACAAAGGGTCGGGTTCTTGTCAGTAGAGAGGGAATCCGTCGTGCCAATCCTAAGTGGGCTGACTATATTCTTTATTACAAACCTAATATCCCTATAGCTGTTGTCGAGGCAAAAAATAATAAACATGGTGTAGGAGACGGCATGCAGCAAGCACTTGAATATGCAGAGATGCTTGATGTGCCGTTTGTTTATAGCAGCAATGGTGATGCTTTCCTTGAACATGACAGGTCCCTTAACTCAGGGCAGATTGAAAGGGAAATTCCTATTGATTCCTTCCCAACTCCTCATGATATCTGGGAAAAATATTGCGAATGGAAGGGAATCGAGGAAGAACATCAAAAACAAATTGTCAATCAGGATTACTACCCGTCTTTTGCAGGTAAAACCCCTCGTTACTACCAGATAAATGCGATTAATCGGGTCGTTGAAGCTGTTGCTAAGGGGCAGGACCGTCTTTTACTGGTGATGGCCACAGGAACCGGGAAGACCTATACGGCTTTCCAGATTATATGGAGGTTATGGAAATCCAAGACCATGAAGCGTATTCTATTCCTTGCTGACCGCAACATCCTTGTGGACCAGGCCAAAACCAATGATTTCAAACCTTTCGAGTCAGCCATGACCAAAATAAAAAACCGAGAGGTGGATAAGTCCTATGAAATTTATCTTTCCCTTTATCAGGCTGTAACGGGTAATGAGGAAGATAAAAATATCTATAAACAGTTTTCTCCGGATTTCTTTGACCTTGTTGTTGTGGATGAGTGTCACAGAGGTATTGCTGCTGAGAATTCAGCATGGCGTGAGATTCTGGAATATTTTTCATCTGCTACTCAGATAGGTCTCACTGCAACTCCCAAAGAAAGCAGGGAGATTTCTAATATTGATTATTTTGGCGAGCCAATCTATACCTATTCACTGAAACAGGGTATAGAGGATGGTTTTCTTGCCCCTTACAGGGTGAGAAGGATTGATTTTGATAGAGATCTGGAAGGGTGGCGACCTGAAAGGGGCCAGATTGATAAGTATGGTTATGAGATTGAGGACCGAATATATAATCAGAAGGATTTTGACCGCAGTTTGGTACTGGAAGAGAGGGTTAAACAGGTTGCGAAAAACGTTTCCAGTTTCCTTAAAAAGACTGACCGATTCAGCAAGACCATCGTATTCTGTGAAGATGTAGACCACGCAGAAAGGATGCGTCAGGCACTTGTGAATGAAAATGCTGACCTCATTGCCGAGAATAGCAAGTATGTAGTAAGAATCACAGGCGATGAACCTTATGCTGCAGCGAATCTGGATGACTTTATTATCCCGGAAAATAAGTATCCGGTGATTGCGACTACTTCAAGGTTGCTGAATACTGGTGTCGATGTGCAGACTTGTAAGTTAATTGTTCTCGACAAACGTATCCAGTCCATGACAGAGTTCAAGCAGATAATAGGCAGAGGGACCAGAATCAATGAGGACTTCAATAAATATTTCTTCACTATAATGGACTTCCGCAAGGCTACAGAATTATTTGCAGACCCCGAATTTGATGGTGAACCCATTCAGGAATCTACCTTTGAGATGCCAAGTGGACATGGAAGTAAAAGTGGCCAATCACAGGAGAAACAGAAAAGCCACAAATATGTTGTTGGGGATGTGTCTGTCGAGGTCCTTGCAGAAAGAATTCAATACTATGACCAGGGCGGGAAGCTGGTTACTGAATCCCTGAAGGATTATACACGAAAGACTGTAGCCCAGCAATATGGCACAATAGACGAGTTCCTTAATGAATGGAGTGAGGCGGAGAAAAAACAGCAGATTATCGAGGAGCTGGAAGGGGAAGGTGTGTTTTTCGATGAACTTGAAAAACAGATTGGCAAGGAAATGGATGCTTTTGACCTTATCTGTCACGTAGCCTTTGATAAACCACCATTAAGCCGCAGAGAGAGGGCTGACAAGGTGCGTAAAAGTGATTACTTTGCCAAATACGGAGATGATGCACGCAAGGTACTCACTGCCCTGCTTGATAAGTATGCAGATGAGGGAATTGAAAATATTGAAAACATGGAGGTCCTGAGGCTGAGACCTTTTGACAATATGGGCACTCCTTTTGAGATACTGGATTATTTCGGTGGTAAACAGGGATACAAGGATGCCCTGAAAGATTTGGAAGCACAGATTTATGAAGCAGAAGTTTAA